Proteins encoded within one genomic window of Citrobacter amalonaticus Y19:
- the lptF gene encoding LPS export ABC transporter permease LptF: protein MKLIERYIMTGIQRLVVTMVGFLIFIFASYCAQRYLTEAANGTLALDVVLDVVFYKVLIALEMLLPVGLYVSVGVTLGQMYTDSEITAISASGATPSRLYRAVMYLAVPLSILVTLLSLYGRPWAYSQIYQLEQQSQSELDVRHLQARKFNINNSGRMILARQIDPDTNHLIDTLIYTSSGNKTSIFRASGVEVVDPSPSTPTVMLHTGTAYVLAHQGRDDSEQVFRNLRLNLKPFDQNDEVKRKAKSVATLFRSSAPADTAELQWRESRGVSTLLMALLAIPLSRVRPRQGRFSTLTPLTLLFVIIFYGGNICRTLVANGALPVIPGLWLIPLLMLVGLFLLLIRDGTLLWKIRR, encoded by the coding sequence ATGAAATTAATTGAACGCTACATCATGACCGGTATTCAACGACTGGTCGTGACCATGGTAGGTTTTCTGATCTTTATTTTCGCCAGCTATTGCGCGCAGCGCTACCTGACCGAAGCGGCAAACGGTACATTAGCCCTGGACGTCGTGCTGGATGTTGTCTTCTACAAGGTACTGATTGCGCTGGAGATGCTGCTCCCGGTTGGCCTGTACGTTTCCGTCGGCGTCACCCTGGGTCAAATGTATACCGATTCGGAGATCACGGCGATATCCGCCTCTGGTGCTACGCCTTCACGCCTTTATCGCGCCGTCATGTACCTCGCCGTTCCCTTGAGTATTCTGGTGACGCTACTGTCACTGTACGGTAGACCCTGGGCTTACTCGCAAATTTATCAGCTAGAACAACAGTCGCAGTCTGAGCTGGATGTCCGTCATCTGCAGGCAAGAAAGTTTAATATCAACAACAGCGGGCGGATGATCCTCGCCCGGCAGATTGATCCCGACACGAATCATCTCATCGATACGCTGATTTATACCTCCTCTGGCAATAAGACCAGTATCTTCAGGGCCAGCGGTGTTGAGGTTGTCGACCCGTCGCCGTCGACCCCCACGGTGATGTTGCACACCGGTACCGCCTATGTTCTGGCGCACCAGGGCCGGGATGATAGCGAGCAAGTTTTTCGTAATCTCAGACTGAACCTGAAGCCGTTCGACCAGAATGACGAGGTCAAACGCAAGGCGAAATCTGTCGCAACGCTCTTTCGTTCCTCTGCACCTGCTGATACTGCGGAACTGCAATGGCGGGAAAGCCGTGGCGTCAGCACATTGCTAATGGCGCTGCTGGCGATCCCGCTAAGCCGCGTCAGGCCACGCCAGGGACGGTTTTCTACGCTTACCCCGCTCACGCTCTTATTCGTCATCATTTTTTATGGCGGCAACATTTGCCGCACGCTGGTTGCCAACGGCGCATTGCCCGTGATTCCTGGCCTGTGGTTGATTCCCCTGCTCATGCTGGTTGGCTTGTTTCTTCTGCTGATCCGCGACGGCACTCTGCTGTGGAAAATTCGTCGATGA
- a CDS encoding YtfJ family protein, producing MLLRQLLIASFLLSPWLAFAHNFVEGQPVKPVAITDRGELLLDNHDAFSYRTWNSGELAGKVRIVQYIAGRKSAKKKNSMLIKAVKAANFPQDRFQPTTIVNTDDVIFGSGFFVLGKIEKNKRRYPWAQFIIDSSGLGRSAWQLNEMSSTILVLDKEGRVLWAKDGDLTPKEVHQVIAMVQEMVNE from the coding sequence ATGCTGCTACGTCAATTACTGATTGCTTCATTCCTGCTCTCGCCCTGGCTGGCCTTCGCGCATAACTTTGTCGAAGGCCAACCGGTCAAGCCGGTCGCCATTACGGATCGCGGCGAATTGCTGCTGGATAATCACGATGCGTTTAGCTATCGAACCTGGAATAGCGGCGAACTGGCGGGGAAAGTGCGCATTGTTCAGTACATTGCCGGACGAAAATCCGCAAAAAAGAAAAACTCAATGCTGATTAAGGCCGTAAAAGCCGCCAATTTTCCCCAGGACCGTTTTCAGCCCACCACCATCGTGAATACAGACGATGTGATCTTTGGCTCCGGTTTCTTCGTGCTCGGCAAAATAGAAAAAAACAAACGCCGCTACCCGTGGGCGCAATTTATCATCGACAGCAGCGGACTGGGGCGCAGTGCCTGGCAACTCAATGAGATGAGTTCGACCATTCTGGTGCTGGATAAAGAGGGCCGCGTTCTGTGGGCAAAGGATGGCGATCTGACGCCGAAAGAGGTGCATCAGGTTATCGCGATGGTACAAGAGATGGTTAATGAATAG
- the lptG gene encoding LPS export ABC transporter permease LptG, with translation MNLFSRYLIRNLSLGFAAAAGLLLPLFTTFNLINELDDVSPDGYRWTQAVMVVLMTLPRTFIDLGPFIALIGGIVGLGQLSKSGELIAIRTTGYSIFRIAMVTLSAGLMLTVALGAIDEWVASPLQQRALQIKTRYTSQDTAGNILWARRGNEFVTVKSLNEQRQPVGIELFYYRVDHTLQRYIYAQTATISDNGIWLLKGVNQKEWANGKETTEAKENVAWPSLFAGMSLQELTLPGSSFSVKQLSHYISYLKNTGQPSLEFTLALWQKLGHPLLILAMILLAIPFTFSAPRAPGLGSRLAAGVVVGLLTYVCDQIIANLGLLYSLNVQMTTLVPPALLLVVALILVFRFDRQP, from the coding sequence ATGAATCTCTTCAGCCGCTATTTAATACGCAATCTTTCTTTAGGATTTGCGGCTGCCGCGGGGTTACTGCTTCCCCTGTTTACCACCTTCAATCTGATCAACGAACTCGATGATGTGAGTCCTGACGGATATCGCTGGACGCAGGCCGTGATGGTCGTGTTGATGACATTGCCCAGAACCTTCATCGATCTTGGCCCGTTTATCGCGCTGATCGGCGGTATCGTTGGGCTGGGACAGTTGTCGAAAAGCGGGGAATTAATCGCAATACGCACCACGGGTTATTCAATTTTCAGAATAGCCATGGTAACGCTTAGCGCAGGACTGATGCTGACCGTGGCCCTCGGCGCCATTGATGAATGGGTTGCCTCGCCACTGCAACAGCGGGCATTGCAGATAAAAACGCGCTATACCAGCCAGGATACGGCGGGAAATATTCTGTGGGCCCGCCGCGGCAATGAGTTTGTAACGGTGAAATCACTGAACGAACAGCGCCAGCCAGTCGGCATTGAGCTGTTTTACTACCGGGTGGACCACACGCTGCAACGGTATATTTATGCGCAAACAGCGACCATTTCAGATAATGGAATCTGGCTGCTTAAAGGTGTAAATCAAAAAGAGTGGGCCAACGGTAAAGAGACCACAGAGGCGAAAGAAAACGTAGCATGGCCATCTCTCTTTGCAGGCATGAGCCTGCAGGAACTCACCTTACCTGGCAGTAGCTTTTCAGTTAAGCAACTCAGTCATTATATTTCCTACCTGAAGAACACGGGTCAACCCAGCCTCGAATTTACGCTGGCGTTGTGGCAGAAGTTGGGACATCCGCTGTTGATCCTGGCGATGATTTTACTGGCAATCCCTTTCACTTTTAGCGCGCCCCGCGCCCCTGGACTGGGGAGTCGCTTAGCCGCTGGCGTGGTCGTTGGACTGCTGACTTACGTCTGCGACCAGATCATCGCCAACCTGGGATTGCTGTATTCTCTTAACGTGCAGATGACAACGCTGGTACCCCCGGCATTGCTGCTGGTGGTGGCGCTAATTCTTGTTTTTCGATTCGATCGCCAGCCCTGA